A single genomic interval of Leptospirales bacterium harbors:
- a CDS encoding DUF2804 domain-containing protein, translated as MWLEEKRVLRFRRGPLSALLQLPRLLAHWRDKEWWYSGLYHPPSGVYLSWYCVRVNIADSFTITLFDPALPRPLQWTRILYTEPKIPPEQLSLHYQSRGAQFSYEGSLERGWRLRFRSGEWQADLEIAPGTSPFTKFDNEIIERYALLHLFQNTARGELCIGDRRYIFDGALGYYDHCFGRVPAQTGWHWLAVQNKDAALASLVNYGPYAQRYTEAYLQPAIPAPRNAQWVRLEQSVSFERERPADWRQPWRVSSSDMKLDLEVLQYRTNVQHIPPLTRFIVDLKHTEAYVRATGRLRIDGRWVDPGPMYGVLEEHYGRW; from the coding sequence ATGTGGCTTGAGGAAAAGCGAGTACTACGATTTCGGCGCGGACCATTGTCGGCGCTGCTGCAACTGCCGCGCTTGCTGGCGCATTGGCGCGACAAAGAATGGTGGTACAGCGGACTGTATCATCCGCCCAGCGGCGTCTACCTGAGCTGGTATTGCGTTCGCGTTAACATTGCAGACAGCTTTACCATAACGCTCTTTGACCCCGCTTTGCCGCGGCCGCTGCAATGGACGAGGATACTCTACACCGAACCGAAAATTCCGCCGGAACAGTTGTCGCTTCATTACCAATCGCGCGGCGCCCAATTCAGCTACGAGGGGTCTCTGGAACGCGGCTGGCGTCTGCGATTCCGGAGCGGCGAATGGCAGGCTGATCTAGAGATCGCGCCAGGAACAAGCCCCTTTACCAAATTTGACAATGAAATTATCGAGCGCTACGCGCTGCTGCACCTATTTCAAAATACGGCCCGTGGAGAATTGTGTATCGGCGATCGCCGCTATATTTTCGATGGGGCCCTTGGCTATTACGACCATTGTTTTGGCCGCGTGCCGGCGCAAACCGGTTGGCACTGGCTGGCGGTGCAGAACAAGGACGCTGCGCTGGCCTCGCTCGTAAATTACGGTCCCTACGCTCAGCGTTACACAGAGGCCTACTTGCAGCCGGCAATTCCCGCCCCGCGCAATGCACAGTGGGTGCGGCTGGAACAGAGCGTCAGTTTTGAGCGAGAAAGACCCGCTGATTGGCGGCAGCCCTGGCGCGTCAGCTCTTCGGACATGAAACTTGATCTGGAAGTTTTGCAATACAGGACAAATGTGCAGCATATACCGCCGCTCACTCGATTCATCGTCGATCTAAAACACACCGAGGCCTACGTTCGAGCCACGGGCAGGCTGCGCATCGACGGCCGCTGGGTTGATCCGGGCCCCATGTATGGAGTGCTCGAGGAGCACTACGGGCGATGGTAG
- a CDS encoding radical SAM protein: protein MLILDFYVDEPACFGVPPYLSPYARYVAGALADAGIPAHAISYLTVDQWRAQGKSLAECPQLAILIAGATVPGKYLGGKIGTVAETLEFLDWQQRNNRGGITLLGGPLRYASTEIRSAIEQRGGILVRGDIELYAFEAASARRRMSDRLQELKSMHGAALGARRNYQQVDRWAERGAFLGNLHPNFPYLILELETYRGCTRDVFCSFCTEAFYGRPEFRPLPGILAETAELYRMGHRFFRLGRQADLMTYLPDMDDFQNSFPRPRPESLQSLYSGIRQAAPDLQLLHLDNINPGLIATFPAESREIIRIIAEHNTPGDTAAMGLESADPAVIQLNDLKCDADQAMRAIEIVNEFGALRDGGIPRLLPGINLLHGLPGESDGSFEKNFNFLKQVMDRGLLLRRINIRQTVTFQRTKLDQMQKNPELQGGAGRKRRRPQALEQRFLYYRDRIRKEIDHPMLLKNFPPGVCLHYVILEARNQGFFLGRALGSYPVTCKIPESDAQATAAFQAKRPITAIVLGAEERSLLTMSWPIQINRLGQRALEQIPGLGKKRATRLLLSRPIVSFERLAEVIEAVPFGSSADYDFSNDLDAGEMQARRKQSAALAQASPEAS from the coding sequence ATGCTGATCCTGGACTTTTACGTGGACGAACCGGCCTGCTTTGGCGTGCCGCCCTATCTGTCCCCTTACGCACGCTACGTGGCTGGCGCGCTGGCGGACGCTGGCATACCCGCCCATGCCATCAGCTATCTGACCGTGGATCAATGGCGTGCGCAAGGCAAGAGTCTTGCAGAGTGCCCGCAGCTGGCTATTCTCATTGCGGGGGCCACGGTGCCTGGCAAGTACCTGGGCGGCAAGATTGGAACGGTTGCCGAGACGCTGGAATTTCTGGACTGGCAGCAGCGCAACAACCGCGGCGGCATTACGCTGCTGGGCGGTCCCTTGCGCTACGCTTCCACTGAAATTCGCAGCGCTATCGAGCAGCGCGGCGGCATTCTGGTGCGCGGCGATATTGAACTCTACGCCTTTGAAGCGGCCAGCGCCCGTCGGCGGATGTCCGATCGCCTGCAAGAATTGAAAAGCATGCACGGCGCCGCTCTGGGCGCGCGACGCAACTACCAGCAGGTGGATCGCTGGGCCGAGCGCGGGGCCTTTCTTGGCAATCTGCACCCCAATTTTCCTTATTTGATTCTGGAATTAGAAACCTATCGCGGCTGCACCCGCGATGTCTTTTGTTCCTTCTGTACGGAGGCCTTTTACGGAAGACCTGAATTTCGTCCGCTGCCTGGCATCCTGGCCGAAACTGCAGAGTTATATCGCATGGGTCATCGCTTCTTTCGATTGGGCCGCCAGGCGGACCTGATGACCTATCTGCCGGACATGGATGATTTTCAGAATTCCTTTCCGCGTCCGCGACCCGAAAGTTTGCAGTCGCTGTACTCCGGCATTCGCCAGGCCGCGCCGGATTTGCAGCTGTTGCATCTGGACAATATCAATCCCGGACTCATTGCCACCTTTCCAGCAGAGTCGCGCGAGATCATTCGCATCATCGCCGAGCACAATACGCCCGGCGACACCGCAGCCATGGGACTGGAAAGCGCGGACCCGGCGGTGATTCAGCTCAACGATCTGAAATGCGACGCCGATCAAGCAATGCGGGCCATCGAGATCGTCAATGAGTTTGGCGCGCTTCGCGATGGCGGCATTCCGCGTCTTCTACCTGGCATCAATTTGCTCCACGGACTGCCGGGCGAGTCGGACGGCAGTTTTGAGAAGAACTTTAACTTTTTGAAGCAAGTAATGGATCGCGGACTCTTGCTGCGACGGATCAACATCCGCCAGACCGTGACCTTCCAGCGCACGAAGCTGGACCAAATGCAGAAAAACCCGGAGCTGCAAGGCGGCGCCGGACGCAAGCGCCGGCGGCCACAGGCATTGGAGCAACGCTTTCTCTACTACCGCGATCGAATTCGAAAAGAGATCGATCATCCGATGCTGTTGAAAAATTTTCCGCCAGGCGTCTGTCTGCACTACGTAATTCTGGAGGCGCGCAACCAGGGATTCTTTCTGGGCCGAGCGCTGGGAAGCTACCCTGTGACCTGCAAGATTCCGGAAAGCGATGCGCAGGCGACGGCGGCGTTCCAGGCAAAGCGTCCCATTACGGCTATTGTCCTTGGCGCGGAAGAACGCAGCCTCCTGACCATGAGCTGGCCAATCCAGATCAACCGATTGGGCCAGCGCGCACTGGAACAGATTCCCGGACTGGGCAAGAAGCGCGCCACGCGACTGCTGCTGTCCCGACCGATTGTTTCCTTTGAACGCCTGGCTGAAGTGATTGAAGCGGTCCCTTTTGGATCCAGCGCAGACTACGACTTCAGCAATGATCTTGACGCGGGCGAAATGCAAGCGCGGCGCAAGCAATCCGCCGCGCTTGCTCAGGCCTCGCCTGAAGCAAGTTGA
- a CDS encoding SDR family oxidoreductase: MHRSGCAQKDFALQGAAPSSSQMGEIVFFTGFPGFLGSELLPRVLARHGASVRALCLIQREFRAVAEERLRSLTTRYPPLQDRVELREGDIVRSDLGLSGLGELSEQVVEVFHLAAIYDLAVAREPALRVNVLGTENMLHFAGACRQLRRFQYMSTCYVSGRYAGAFTEEDLDRGAPFNNYYEETKHLAEVAVRKSMAAGLPATIYRPSIVVGDSRSGATQKYDGPYYIIQLLLRQKEIAIAPVLGRARYTRVNVAPRDFVVDAVAELSGQERSLGRTYALADPEALTVREMLSVLAQATGRQLIRAPLPAMLARKALENIAPLQQWMRIPPEALDYFTHPTYYTCTNALRDLANSGIRCPRFADYAPTLVQYMREHPEIPTGGMS, from the coding sequence GTGCACCGCAGCGGCTGCGCTCAAAAAGACTTTGCATTGCAAGGAGCGGCGCCCAGCTCGTCGCAGATGGGCGAGATTGTCTTCTTTACTGGCTTCCCCGGTTTTCTGGGCAGCGAGCTTTTACCGCGGGTGCTGGCCAGGCATGGCGCCAGCGTCCGCGCCCTCTGTTTGATCCAGCGCGAATTTCGCGCTGTCGCCGAAGAGCGTTTGCGCAGCCTGACGACCCGCTATCCGCCGCTTCAGGATCGAGTCGAGCTGCGCGAAGGCGACATCGTGCGCTCCGATCTTGGCCTCTCCGGCCTCGGAGAACTTTCAGAGCAAGTAGTGGAAGTTTTTCATCTGGCGGCAATCTATGATCTCGCCGTGGCCCGCGAGCCTGCGCTGCGCGTCAATGTTCTGGGCACGGAAAACATGCTGCACTTCGCCGGCGCCTGCCGCCAGCTGCGTCGCTTCCAGTACATGAGCACCTGCTATGTCAGCGGCCGCTACGCAGGCGCCTTTACAGAGGAAGACCTGGACCGGGGGGCGCCCTTTAACAATTACTATGAGGAAACCAAGCATCTGGCGGAAGTCGCCGTGCGCAAGAGCATGGCCGCTGGATTGCCGGCCACGATCTATCGGCCGTCGATCGTAGTGGGCGACAGCCGCAGCGGCGCCACGCAGAAATACGACGGACCATACTACATCATTCAGTTGCTGCTTCGCCAGAAAGAAATAGCGATCGCTCCGGTCCTGGGGCGCGCCCGTTACACGCGGGTCAATGTCGCGCCCCGCGATTTTGTTGTCGATGCCGTGGCCGAGCTCTCCGGTCAGGAGCGCTCGCTGGGCAGGACCTATGCGCTGGCCGATCCAGAAGCGCTTACAGTTCGCGAAATGCTGAGCGTCCTGGCGCAGGCCACGGGTCGTCAGCTGATCCGCGCGCCCCTGCCGGCGATGCTGGCGCGCAAAGCGCTGGAAAATATCGCACCCCTGCAGCAGTGGATGCGCATTCCGCCGGAGGCGCTCGATTACTTTACACATCCTACCTATTACACCTGCACCAACGCCCTGCGCGACCTCGCCAATAGCGGCATTCGCTGTCCCCGTTTCGCCGACTATGCGCCGACTCTGGTGCAGTACATGCGCGAGCACCCTGAAATTCCGACCGGCGGCATGTCCTGA
- a CDS encoding fibronectin type III domain-containing protein: MNISLRRLLALAMVLCCSCQQPQTTPEWQFILAPWLIEGGGRPATPQHLSASYDPYAEAINLRWDLALDPAAGIPVYEYRIYLYLDGPPQDFYRAGDLLDRSAVNFYSVEASPFTGTLYFVVTAWNGGAESYPSNTVGLSLL, encoded by the coding sequence ATGAACATTAGCCTGAGACGCCTGCTGGCGTTGGCGATGGTCCTGTGTTGCTCCTGCCAGCAGCCGCAAACCACTCCGGAGTGGCAGTTCATTCTGGCGCCTTGGCTGATCGAGGGCGGCGGTCGGCCTGCTACGCCGCAACATTTGAGCGCTAGCTACGATCCGTACGCCGAAGCAATCAATTTGCGCTGGGACCTGGCGCTGGATCCGGCCGCTGGCATCCCCGTCTACGAATACCGCATTTATCTGTATCTGGACGGCCCGCCACAGGACTTCTACCGCGCCGGCGATCTTCTAGATCGCAGTGCAGTAAATTTCTACTCCGTGGAAGCGAGTCCCTTCACCGGTACGCTGTACTTTGTCGTAACCGCCTGGAACGGCGGCGCGGAATCCTATCCAAGCAACACGGTCGGATTGAGCTTGCTGTGA
- a CDS encoding undecaprenyl-phosphate glucose phosphotransferase: MLREKNQTFKLMFIGLDLILALLSFALAFAVHFLLLSPEKRAQFNPDVDGLLAPGAQLGPQHALGLTYLYLGIFVAFSQVIVFIATDLYHPRRGQNWLRELLAIVRGVGLNLLVILALLFFYRGTSFSRAVILYNFGLSIALVAAGHYIFRLVLARMRARGYNLRNVLVLGSGEGARRFLEALGRRPLYGYRVVGLLGPRQKAIRELKPLIKGGIGDLEKIAGRLEPDLVVYAAEHDLPALRRVVEFCDREGLDCRVIPEVVEIVAAHARMEDIDGIPLLAIREIPLRNGYNRFIKRAFDVAFASFALALLLPLLLLIALLIKLTMPGPIFFRQERVGLDRRNFWLLKFRTMVVQERDSSDQVWGGKQDQRVTALGRLLRKTSLDELPQFWNVLVGNMSVVGPRPERPYFVQQFKSRYSQYMRRHAVKSGITGWAQVQGLRGDTSIEKRAEADIYYIENWSFWLDLAIVMRTLPAVVRSPGDG; this comes from the coding sequence ATGCTTCGCGAAAAAAATCAGACATTCAAACTCATGTTCATCGGTCTGGATCTGATCCTGGCCCTGCTTTCTTTTGCTCTGGCTTTTGCAGTGCATTTCCTGTTGCTCTCGCCGGAAAAGCGCGCCCAGTTCAATCCCGACGTCGACGGCTTGCTGGCGCCTGGCGCTCAATTGGGCCCGCAGCATGCCCTCGGGTTGACCTACCTGTATCTTGGGATCTTTGTGGCCTTCAGTCAGGTAATTGTATTTATCGCGACCGATCTCTATCATCCGCGTCGCGGTCAAAATTGGCTGCGTGAACTGCTGGCCATTGTGCGCGGCGTGGGCCTGAATCTTCTGGTCATTCTGGCGCTGCTCTTCTTCTACCGCGGTACGAGTTTTTCGAGGGCCGTGATTCTGTACAACTTCGGTCTATCGATTGCACTGGTAGCGGCCGGACATTACATCTTTCGCCTTGTGCTGGCGCGCATGCGGGCGCGCGGCTACAACTTGCGCAACGTGCTGGTCCTTGGCAGCGGAGAGGGAGCCCGACGCTTTCTGGAGGCGCTGGGGCGGCGGCCGCTGTATGGCTACAGAGTCGTGGGCTTGCTTGGTCCCCGTCAGAAAGCGATTCGGGAGCTGAAGCCTTTGATCAAGGGCGGTATCGGCGATCTGGAGAAAATCGCCGGCCGGCTCGAGCCGGATCTGGTTGTCTACGCCGCGGAGCATGATCTACCGGCCTTGCGCCGGGTAGTTGAATTTTGCGATCGCGAGGGCCTCGACTGTCGCGTCATTCCGGAGGTTGTGGAAATTGTCGCCGCTCACGCACGAATGGAGGACATCGACGGGATTCCGCTGCTGGCCATACGCGAGATACCGCTGCGCAACGGCTACAATCGCTTTATCAAACGCGCCTTTGATGTCGCCTTTGCCAGTTTTGCCCTCGCGTTGCTCTTGCCGCTGCTGCTGCTGATTGCATTGTTGATCAAGCTGACCATGCCCGGTCCGATCTTCTTTCGGCAGGAACGCGTGGGCCTCGATCGCCGCAATTTCTGGCTCTTGAAATTTCGTACGATGGTCGTCCAGGAGCGAGACAGTTCCGATCAAGTCTGGGGCGGCAAACAGGACCAGCGCGTGACGGCGCTTGGTCGCCTCTTGCGCAAGACCTCGCTGGACGAACTGCCGCAATTCTGGAATGTGCTGGTCGGTAATATGTCCGTCGTCGGGCCGCGACCGGAGCGTCCCTACTTTGTGCAGCAGTTCAAATCGCGTTACAGCCAGTATATGCGCCGCCATGCGGTAAAAAGCGGCATCACCGGCTGGGCCCAGGTGCAGGGCTTGCGCGGCGATACCTCCATCGAAAAACGCGCCGAGGCCGATATCTACTATATTGAGAACTGGTCCTTCTGGCTGGACCTGGCCATCGTAATGCGAACGCTGCCCGCGGTGGTACGCAGCCCCGGCGACGGCTGA